The genomic stretch GGAACGGTAAAATTAAGACAAAGAAATAATTCATAAAAACAGCCCCTTCTTAGATGAAGGGGCTGTTTTTTTAATTTTCTTTTTGATAACGAAGTACAGGCTTTCTTGCTGCGAGCGTTTCATCCAATCGCTTAACAACTGTCGTATGAGGTGCTTCTTGAACGATTTCTGGTTTTTCTTCCACTTCTTTTGCAATTTGAATCATTGCATCAATAAACGCATCCAGCGTCTCTTTTGATTCAGTTTCAGTTGGCTCAATCATCATGCACTCTTCCACAATGAGAGGGAAGTAAATTGTCGGCGGATGATACCCAAAATCAAGCAATCTCTTCGCAATATCCAAGGTGCGAACACCGAGCTTTTTCTGGCGTTTTCCTGACAAAACAAATTCATGCTTACAATGACGATCAAATGGTAAATCATAATGTTCTGCTAATCGTCTCATCATGTAGTTTGCATTTAATACCGCATTTTCCGTTACTGCTTTTAAACCGTCTGGTCCCATAGAGCGGATGTACGTATAAGCACGGACGTTAATACCAAAGTTTCCGTAAAACGGCTTAACTCGTCCAATAGACTGTGGACGATTGTAGTCAAAAGCAAAGCCGCTTTCTGTTTTGACTAGTACTGGCTTTGGTAAGAACGGAATCAAATCTGCTTTTACACCAACTGGACCAGAACCTGGACCACCACCACCGTGTGGGCCCGTGAATGTTTTATGCAGGTTTAAATGCACAACGTCAAAGCCCATATCACCTGGTCTTGCTTTACTTAATACAGCGTTCAAATTCGCTCCGTCATAATAAAGCTTCCCACCAGCGGCGTGAACGATTTCTGCCATTTCCAAAATATCTTCTTCAAAAAGACCCAACGTATTTGGATTTGTTAACATAAGAGCAGCTGTTTCTTCGCTTACTACTTTACGAAGATCATCTAAGTCTACCAACCCATGTTCATTAGATTTTACAGTAACTGTTTCGAAACCAGCTACTGTTGCCGAAGCTGGATTTGTACCGTGAGCTGAATCAGGAACAATTACTTTCGTACGCTTCGTATCCCCGTTCGCTTCATGATAAGCACGAATCATCATTAATCCTGTCCACTCACCGTGAGCACCTGCTGCTGGCTGAAGCGTAACTTCATCCATCCCTGTAATTTCTGTTAAGTGTTCCTGTAAATCATACATTAACTCCAGAGCACCTTGAACGGTTTCTTCATCTTGAAGTGGGTGGATATTAGCGAATCCTGGAATACGAGCTGTATATTCATTAATTTTCGGATTATATTTCATCGTACAAGAACCAAGCGGATAAAAACCGGAGTCTACCCCATGATTACGTTTTGAAAGAGCGGTATAGTGACGCATAATGTCTAACTCAGATACTTCTGGAAGTTCCGGCGCTTCGGTACGTACATATTCTGCTGGCAGTATTTCTGTACTGATTACTTCCGGCACGTCTAGTTCTGGTAATGAGTAGCCAACACGTCCTTCTTTACTCATTTCAAAGATAAGCGATTGATGTTGATTATGCATAAAGATCCCCCAATTCCTTCACAAGTTGGTCGATTTCTTCTTTTGTACGGAGTTCAGTAAAAGCAAGTAGCATATGATCCTTAAGCTCATGATAGTCACGACCTAAATCATAGCCGCCAATGATGTGTTTAGCTAGTAACTTTTGATTTACTTCCTTACTAGATTGAGGTAGTTTTACAACCAGCTCATTGAAGAATGGCCCATTAAATACAACGTCTACTCCACTTGCTTTTAATGCATTATATGCATAATGCGTTTTTGATAAGTTTTGGGTAGCCATTTCCTTTACTCCTTGCTTTCCTAAGGCAGTCATTGCTACTGAAGCTGCAAGTGCATTTAGCGCTTGGTTTGAACAAATGTTTGAAGTTGCTTTATCACGGCGAATATGTTGCTCACGTGCTTGAAGTGTTAACACAAAGCCGCGTTTACCATTTTCATCAACCGTTTGACCAACTAAGCGCCCTGGAATTTTACGCATCAGCTTTGTCGTTGTAGCAAAATACCCGCAATGAGGACCGCCGAACTGTGTTGGAATACCAAAAGGTTGTGCATCTCCTACAACAATATCAGCACCAAACTGGCCTGGAGGAGTTAGCAACCCAAGGGATAGTGGGTTACTTGATACAACAAACATTCCTTTGCCTTGATGAGCAATGGCTTCAATTTCTCTTAAAGGTTCTACTTGACCGAAGAAGTTTGGATATTGAACGATGACAGCTGCTACATCATCATCCATGCGCTCCTTGAGCACAGTCAAATCTGTTACGCCATCTTGACTTGGTACTTCTACGACTTCAATGTACTGACCTGCTGCGTACGTTTCTAATACAGCGCGTGATTCCGGATGAACTGTTTCTGAAACTAACACTTTTTTCTTTCTTGTTTGACCTGCACTTAACATTGCTGCCTCAGCAAGTGCTGTACCACCATCGTACATAGATGAATTGGCAACATCCATTCCTGTTAGTTCACAAATCATCGTTTGAAATTCAAAAATAGCCTGCAGTTCTCCTTGTGAAATTTCAGGTTGATATGGTGTATAAGCCGTATAAAACTCTGAACGCGAAATAACGTGATCAACAATAATTGGCATATAGTGATCATA from Bacillus sp. 1780r2a1 encodes the following:
- the gcvPB gene encoding aminomethyl-transferring glycine dehydrogenase subunit GcvPB; the protein is MHNQHQSLIFEMSKEGRVGYSLPELDVPEVISTEILPAEYVRTEAPELPEVSELDIMRHYTALSKRNHGVDSGFYPLGSCTMKYNPKINEYTARIPGFANIHPLQDEETVQGALELMYDLQEHLTEITGMDEVTLQPAAGAHGEWTGLMMIRAYHEANGDTKRTKVIVPDSAHGTNPASATVAGFETVTVKSNEHGLVDLDDLRKVVSEETAALMLTNPNTLGLFEEDILEMAEIVHAAGGKLYYDGANLNAVLSKARPGDMGFDVVHLNLHKTFTGPHGGGGPGSGPVGVKADLIPFLPKPVLVKTESGFAFDYNRPQSIGRVKPFYGNFGINVRAYTYIRSMGPDGLKAVTENAVLNANYMMRRLAEHYDLPFDRHCKHEFVLSGKRQKKLGVRTLDIAKRLLDFGYHPPTIYFPLIVEECMMIEPTETESKETLDAFIDAMIQIAKEVEEKPEIVQEAPHTTVVKRLDETLAARKPVLRYQKEN
- the gcvPA gene encoding aminomethyl-transferring glycine dehydrogenase subunit GcvPA, encoding MVHRYLPMTSEDQQQMLKAIGVSSVDELFSDIPESVRFQGEYNIKKAASESELIKELTNLATKNKNVKEYASFLGAGVYDHYMPIIVDHVISRSEFYTAYTPYQPEISQGELQAIFEFQTMICELTGMDVANSSMYDGGTALAEAAMLSAGQTRKKKVLVSETVHPESRAVLETYAAGQYIEVVEVPSQDGVTDLTVLKERMDDDVAAVIVQYPNFFGQVEPLREIEAIAHQGKGMFVVSSNPLSLGLLTPPGQFGADIVVGDAQPFGIPTQFGGPHCGYFATTTKLMRKIPGRLVGQTVDENGKRGFVLTLQAREQHIRRDKATSNICSNQALNALAASVAMTALGKQGVKEMATQNLSKTHYAYNALKASGVDVVFNGPFFNELVVKLPQSSKEVNQKLLAKHIIGGYDLGRDYHELKDHMLLAFTELRTKEEIDQLVKELGDLYA